Part of the Hemibagrus wyckioides isolate EC202008001 linkage group LG09, SWU_Hwy_1.0, whole genome shotgun sequence genome, AAATGGAAAATGTACATGGTACATATTATCCATCATAGTTTTATGGAGATCTACATTTTACCcctgacaaaaaaaagttaGCATTTCAGAAGTGTGAAACTGGTGGGAGCAATATACATTTTATAGAGTATAAGTTACGTACACAGACACTTGGAGATTGGATACAAATGCAGGTTGTTTCACTGAAGCATTTTCAAAAACAGGAACAGGTGAAATTAATAggaactgataaaaaaaaatagggaaCAGTTAACTGGATACAGCAAACACTCTAACAGACATTAAGCAGAAAGCAGAGACAAAAACTGGCAAGGTCAAACAGGACACTATCCGGAGCCAGAAAATCTAGGTAAAAATCGAGGCCAAGAGCAGAAGATATACTTCCAAAAACCGAGTAAACATGAACAGTAAGTCAAGCTTGGTAATCATCACGGACACTAAAGAACTGAACTTATACCTTACAAATAATCAAGGAAACAAAGGGCTAATGGAACGTACTAATTAAACACAGATAAATATAATCAGAAGGAATGGTGACGCAGCATGGGAGCACAGGTGGTGGCTGGGAGTGTGAGTTCAGGGCGGCCATGTTTGACGTGTGACAATACAGAGCTGGACTTAAGCCCCAAGGTAACTCTACAGAGATTGGTTTCAACTaatatttttttagtatttatgtatgatttattttaatcatcTGAACATCCACATGGGATACATTTTcaattatataatgtatatgttttAATAGTAcccagtggcgggccgtgcatttcacacctaggccttcactggtatccttcctgaattaatccacctctatagcatcattatgacgccacgacaaaagatactaatcaaccgttaaatagcaaagtaaaaaagaaattaggctacagtatttcacacctcaccaggaatagtccattttattacggttacttttctcaaaaaagacattcatgATGCAGCAAACTATAATCTCCGGAGGAcacagcatccgaaatgagacgcagtgaatgtagaaacactgtataacagtgcgttgTGTCACAGGTTCTTAtagcgaacatgaataaaattacatatagcaaaaaaacaaattcaaggccacaattcagtctcacaagtttccttttaCTGCAgcccagaaaaaaagaaaagcaaaaagcataaatggttcttgaaaaagcttaccaactattttgaagaataaaaaggattttcttgaaaagtccgacttgaaaatgcatttgtaaggatgtctgcaacCAAATGGATTTCTTGTCCtctgtgagttaaaatatatatattttatttagtttgtgcggttcgctgcctctgactactccaatgatccaatcaaaggacgggaaattgctgacgtaatcgtatgcctgctagatggccccagtgacgccaactcggaatctgattggttaatgtaacaatttcattgccacttattttaagctacgggtgcctgcactattgattctgaaggccttaaggcagatttctttcaccctggcaacacatgatgtcagccactggctgaaatatgattggataaatactctgatcataaatatacactactggaagcagcgcaaccaagagaaatgctatgaaatgtagagaataggcTATTGGGAatcatttaatacacattcatggaaaaatatatgaaatatattaaaatgcaagtcagtgattcagatcactgctgtttaggccagcagagaaggccttgctggccctgacggccaaCCACTGATAGTACCATATACTGAATTTCTGcattctttttctattttccaTTAAAATAGTCTTAGAATTTCAGTGTAACCAGTGTTCATCAATTGATTTCATACAGTAAAAGTGTGGAAACAGTGCACTGTCAAATGCCTGAGAATAATCTTTACATATAATATACCTTGTTTTGTGTAAATAACACACATCCGTTGACCTCAATGTAACATATGACTTTAGATCACATTATGTCATGAAAAAAACCACATTTATTAATGAGTGTGCATAATGACAACATTCATTCAAGAATACTGCTTATAAGATTTTATTAATAAGGTTGAAAGTCAATGCAGGTTTTAAAGCTGTATTCAAATCAAAGCATTTCATCATATCAGGACCTGCACCTTATTCTTATTCTGATGGAACCACACATGATAGCTGACGTAATATCCGTCATTGTACATGTACAGTTTCTGGTCAGTGGGGTTGTAATCAAGGTAAACATACGTTTCCTGGAACTTTTCAAAAGGAATGCTAACATAGCTTTcctttcttgtgtgtgtgttataggtaTAAAAGATCTCCTCTGTCTTTATATCTACAGATCTGGTAGCATAAAGCACTCCACAAACCATGAAGGCGTTGCCTACTGATGGTTTGTAGATATTCATCTCATAAACCTCCTTTAAAGCAAATGCTGCCTCATCTATCTTACCCAGCACCAGTTTGCCCTTCGATCCTCCTGTAGAATACGTCACCCACAATCCATTCTCGTCAGCTGCAAAATCTAGGTTTTGGTTTGCTGAATAAAAGTAGGAGAATTTATTGCTGGCGCTTGGCACCACCCTGTACTCTGCAGTCTGACTGGTCATGTTGAATTTACCCATGCTGAAAGGTTCTCGGAACTGATAGTACACAGTGTTACCACGCACAACGTAGTTATTACCAAGACCTCTCCAGTCACGACTGGTATAAAGTTCATGGGTTTTCATTGGCTGTCTCATGATTAACCTGTAATAGTCTGCATACACATTGACTTGGCTAACCAGAGTATTTGAAGAACCCGAGTACCAGTACATATTTTCAAAACCATGCAATGGGTTTGAATCTTTGCCCCATCCACCGTATCTATGGCCTGCATTCAGATGTGCATTCAGGTGGCTGATAATTGGTTTACTGAGTCTTGATATGAAACCATGGTCACAAGAACCTAAAGAGAAAAAGTCATAGGTGTAAGTCATTTATGTTTCTACAAAGACGGCAATTGAGTCCATGTGCTGAGCAGATTTACCGATGTTAGGATCGAAGATCTCGTTGTGGCGTCTCTCACATTCCTCCAGTTTCTGCTGAAGCTTGATGTATTCTCTGCGTGTCAGCAGTACCAGGTTCTTGTCATAGGTAGTCTCCAGTCGAGTCaggataacaatcatggacgtGATCTGTATGATAAACATTAAGGTAGTAGATATCACATATATGTGTGGCAGTAACACCTGATGCGTAATCTCATACCAGCACACACATCTAACGCACGATGACACAATACATCTGGTGTGTTTTACCTCTTTGCGAATGCTGACAAGCACTGTAACAGAAATCTCAATAGATGCCTGAAGCTCCACAATCAGAGCTTCTATCTGCTTGATCTGAATCTTCACCTCCTCTATTTGGACCTCAGTATAAGAGTCAGGGTCCTTTTCCATGATCCCAATCAACAAAGTAAGGTTTACAATCTTATCCATGTAGATTATAAGCTTGCTCTCAAACAGCTCTATCTGCAGATAAGGGAAGACAATATGTTAAAAAACCTGCACATACTGTGTCTGATTCAGGGATCGAGTTTTTGAGGTTCGTCTTATACCTTGCTGATTTCCAGCTCTAACTTGTGACTGATCTGCAATGAGGACTTCTCCAGCAGCTCCAGCTCCCCCATGGGGAATATGGTATCTGGTAGAAATGCCTCACAGGTGCACGACTGGCTTGGACTCACAGTCTCATTCTTCTCAGACGAGGGGGCCAGAGACTTTGTTCAAAAGAATAAGATAATTACCGTGTAAATTCCAGACCACTTTGAAAtaagacaaagaagaaaaacatgtgAGTAATGACTTACCTGAAAGGCAAGAGTTGCCCTGAGGAAGAGGAGACAGAAGAGTATGGTGATCATTCTGAATCAGGTTGAGTGATTCTACTTCAGAAGTCAACGCTCTGTGGCTTTTTAAAGGATGATTATCATAACGCCTGTTATTATATCAGCTGGAGTCTTCTCACAGCTGAAAATCTGCTTGCGTACCACTCATTACTGATATAATAAACTACTGTTCTGTAAACATTACACTTATCTTATGTTTCTGACTAAAGGATACAGGTGTGTTTACCAAGCCTTGTCATAATCTGACATGATCACACACCCCAGAGTGGAGGAATTACCATTCTCATCAGTCATCAGAGGAACACAGCACAGCTCTTTTGTGGCTATTCATCTTTCTTTGGACAAGGGACCAAGAGTTTATGTATAAGCTACAAACTCtaaatattagggataaatagtaacttaaactttattctatgtttccctatgggtttttttctctatgtttctcTATTCTGTAAGGCTGCTTTGAGATATctttaaaagcgctatacaaataaattcaattcagttcaattctcTAATTTATACTCtacttattacttatttaaAGATAATGTTCCTCAAAGTCATTTTGTCTGGTTCCGGGTTCTGGTTATATAAATTGGGTTCTACTTGGAACCTTCACTCAGAGGGAAATCCTTCTGTTGTAGacaagatttatcagaccaaTAAAGAAATGCAAGCTGGCTGATTGTTATGATTTTCGTTTATCTGCTagtttgattcattcatttatcttcagtaactgcatCATCCTGGACAGGTTCAGGGTGGATGCTATATCAAGAGCACCAGATGTGAGACAGGAATGCACACTGGATGGAGTTATTCAGAACTAAGGGCAATTTATTATAGCTGGTCTTCCTTTAGCATGATTTGAGAGGTGAGAATGTGGACAAAAGCCAGGGAATGTGGAAGATACGCACGTAGAGAACATGCCAAAATTCACACTGACAGTATTCAGGATCACATTGGGGAATGTttgagctgtgaggtggcagcagtacccactgcaccactttgtcaagtcaagaagcttttattgtcatttcaaccatctGATGCAGTACAATtcaacaacgtttctccaggaccctggtgctacatgaaacaaaacagagctacatagaacacAGCGCTTAGGACTGAAAAGTGTGTCCATTTTACCAGTCTGTAACTGACCATTTTGCAAATAATCGGATGTAAACAATAAGAGgaataataaaacaaagtatTATATACAGAAGCATGCTAAGTGAAGTTTATTTCATGTCAGAATTTATACCTGGATAGCATTATGGAAATTGTCAC contains:
- the olfm4.1 gene encoding olfactomedin-4 — its product is MITILFCLLFLRATLAFQSLAPSSEKNETVSPSQSCTCEAFLPDTIFPMGELELLEKSSLQISHKLELEISKIELFESKLIIYMDKIVNLTLLIGIMEKDPDSYTEVQIEEVKIQIKQIEALIVELQASIEISVTVLVSIRKEITSMIVILTRLETTYDKNLVLLTRREYIKLQQKLEECERRHNEIFDPNIGSCDHGFISRLSKPIISHLNAHLNAGHRYGGWGKDSNPLHGFENMYWYSGSSNTLVSQVNVYADYYRLIMRQPMKTHELYTSRDWRGLGNNYVVRGNTVYYQFREPFSMGKFNMTSQTAEYRVVPSASNKFSYFYSANQNLDFAADENGLWVTYSTGGSKGKLVLGKIDEAAFALKEVYEMNIYKPSVGNAFMVCGVLYATRSVDIKTEEIFYTYNTHTRKESYVSIPFEKFQETYVYLDYNPTDQKLYMYNDGYYVSYHVWFHQNKNKVQVLI